A region of the Plasmodium vinckei vinckei genome assembly, chromosome: PVVCY_11 genome:
ggtcaaatatataaatataaaaaaatatataaaaaaagcaaaattgaattaaatgataaattaaacgaaaaattaaaatatagcattacaatgaaaaaaatatagtgaGCTTTTATTAATTACGGCTTTAAGAGTagaaaagaatatattattactacaaataataaatactaCTATAATTAATAGCATAGCtactatataatattatccatatttattttttttttaaagttttTCAAAGATTGATGTTTAATCATCCTTTTCAAAACAAGGATTTTacaataacatttttttctggaaaaaatataagcatataatacatacacataaaaatgcgaaaattaataaccaaataaatattaaaatatatacatttatgtatatataagagtatattaatatatatatctatataatCTTATGTTTCCGTATGTACATACATTTGTATGATGGAACAGGAAAAAAAGCCGAGGGGGGAAAATGAAGAGCCCTCTATCTCAACAAATATGATTAATGATGAAAAGGAAgatcaaaatgaaaaattagcagaagttgaaaataaatgtacAGAATTACCTGAGAATAATTGCAATACGCAAACTGATAAATCAAGTAATATTTCTATACAAAATCCAAATATGGTAACAAGTGAAGAAATACAAACTATAAATAACAAACAAGACCTTAATgccaatttaaataaaaacaattatgAGCATGATACAAATTTGGATGAACAAAATGCATCCAGCTTGAATGCTCAAAACATGAATGATAGTAAcattgtaaatataaaatcgGATTTAAATGGGTCAGATAAAAGtaataacattttaataaacaatatagaaaaagaagaaatagTAAAATCAAGCGatgaagataataaaaatagcttTATAGACACAAATACaaatcaaaatgaaaatatacataatgaAGGAAATGGCATTAATCTTACTTCAAACCAAgcagataaaaatatagggGGTACTACTATTGATACAAATCATATTGAAGTTGAAAAAAGAGAGGATACTAATTCAATAGAAAATGATTGTGAAGATggcaaaaaattaatagacGAGGCAGCGGAAAAAAATCGACGCATTATAGAAatgtatgaaaaaaaacttgAAACTGAGATTAatcaaaaagaaaaaaataaagtaggTGGACCTACCGAATCAAGTGATAAATTTGATGGTAGTATCGCATCTATTAGTGCAAAAATGAGAGAAAGTATTTCCAAAATATTTAGAGAAATACCATCATCAAAGCCGAAGattataaatgaaattacatcagaaaaaaatgaaacaaatCCAAGTAATGGTAATGAAAGTATGGGGCGAGATGATTGTGATAATAAACCGAGTTTCTCTCGAAGCACTTTAAAAGAGGGAAGTCTTTTGAGGCTGTTTCGATGTGAATATTTTGACACACATTTACATATtagatatttatatgatagAAAGGAAATAGGGGTACATGAGTATTTAGtaaattcattatatacTCAAAGAAATCCTgaagatatattattttacttaCCTCAATTATGTCAAATATCGTTAGTACGATATGAATCATCGTCTCTTTATCGATTTCTCTTAGATAAAGCTAGCAAATCTATGCATTTtgctttaaaattaaattggATATACAATTCAATTGTTGAAGATAATATAcctaaatataaagaaatatctcaaaaaatgatacaAGAAATCGAAATGGCTGTAGTTAATTGTAAACCACTAAATAGTGaatgtaaaatttttaaagaagATAAGCAAACCGATCTTCTCATTTTGGCATATCcacttttatttaaaagaaaatttattataaaaaaaataagaacaaatgaaaaaataaatcaaattaaaacatttaaCAAATTTCTTAGTAATTCATATAGTTTAAAAGGATTTAGTAATCCAATCGAAAaagcaaatatattatcatcttcaaataattcagacataatatttaaagaaaCATGTTTTTGCTCAAGTCATATTAAGAATAATGATCAGCAAAATGCTGATATAGTGGATGGAGAGAAAGTGAAGCCTCCTCAATGTGATGATAAGATTGATCCTCAACCAATACATTCGAATGATGAGCATATTAATGAAGAAgcagaaaataataattatctCGGTGCAGagcaaaaatataatgacgGGGTTTGCCCTAAATGTGCACATATTTTTGAGgcgaaaaaagaaaaaaaagataaaaataaaaataaacctTTATCACCCCAAATGCCATCAtgctatataataaattcagGACCTTTAACTGTAGCATCTGCGAAAATAAGATTACCAAGTACTTATGCAAAATTAGGAGACCCCTTAAGCTTTTCTAAATTTTCACTCCCAGATTGTAATTATAGTTTTGATATGATTGAAGAACTacaacaattttttatgaaacaAAGAAGATGTGAATATTTTAGTTTGCTGaacaattttataagtTTATTAATAACAACATCTAATCTGTTGGCAAATGAAACTGATATAGATGCACGAAATACATTGctaaacaaatttttatattccttAAATACATGGATGGTTATGAGAAGGTGTATAGTAGCTTCttgtgaaaatatattttccatgACAGGTTTATGTATACCAATGGAATCAATATCTGCTAGTAAATCAGATATATGTGGATCAagaagaaaacaaaaaaagagTCCTAAAcatttacaaatattacattttaataatgatgaatgtaaaatatttttttcaaaaaaaagagcACCATATTTATTGGTTTTCGAAGTAGCAGATTTAGATGAAGATATTTCACATATTAGTgataatacattttatgtaaataatagattatttaatatagaaaatgataaaaataataatttatttaaaacgacacaaaataatgaaaaagaatcAGGGGTAAAAAGTTATATCAGTGATGATGagtattcaaaaaatgaaaaaagtgATGATGAATTGAAACATAATAGTTATATTCTTACGAAAAATTATGGAggatataatgaaaatggtAGTTCCTATGAATGTGAAATGAAGCCTAGTTATgaagaacaaaataaaaaaatattaataaataatagtaacaaaaatataggaAGAGCTAGTGGAAGTCGTTATTATGAATCTAATGAAAACTCCTATCAATATTACGATGATAAACAGTATCAAGagttttataataatagagAAGAACAAACTAGCAAACTAAATAGCAACACAAATAGTGCTGATGATGAGCCTAGTGAAGTTAGTAGTACAAATAGTAGTTTAAACTATTTCAAAGATttaaatgtaataaaaatgaatgatctttatgtatataatgcTATAGTAAATGATTTAAGGAgagaaaatttaatatcttttacttctgaagaagaagaaaatatatatcttattaaaaaatgtattggATTAGCAAAAGAAAAATCAAATGATGGATATAGTGATAAAGAATATGATAACAACGATAGGGAAAGAAGAAAATCAAGAaaccaaaataataatgataataaaaatgaaataaatagtaCATCTAATGATTCATCTGCAATaggaataaaaacaaataaatttataatcaCCAGATCTGCATCTATGCCAAACTATTTAAACAACTTCAAAGCAgctgataataataaaaatgaagaaaatagcGATATATCCGAATATAACGAAGCAATCGCTAGCTCCACAGATAATCAAACTGCCGAACAcgatgaaaatttaaaaaaaacaaatcaaGAAAGCGGAGAAACATACGAtaaaaatgacaaaaaagaaacgaatttaataaaaagggttggaaataataataatggagAAAGTAGTGGGAAACATGCTAGTGTATTATCATCACATCCTCATAATACAAGAAACTGCTATTATTCTGTAGAATTACCTTCTGTGTTACCAGATATAAgtgaatattttaaagtcgaaaattatttaaatgaagaatttaaaaaaaaaaattgtaaaattataaaaacattattatgGGGAGAATTATttgaagataaaaaaaaaaaaattagaaaaatatcACCTTATGGTAAATTAAAATCATGGGATCTTAAATCTGTCATAGTAAAAGGGGGTGATGATTTACGACAAGAATTATTAGCTTCTCAATTAATTAAACAATTCAAAAGTATATTTGACAATGCTGGTTTGCCATTATGGTTACGCCCTTATGAAATATTAGTCACTGGATCGAACTCAGGAATAATTGAATATGTCCATGATACTTGTTCTGTTGATTCACTCAAAAGAAAGTTTGGCACAGATAGCATTTCAACGATTTTCAACATCGTCTTTGCGGATTACATATTTGAGGCTAAAAAGGTTcgacattatttattatatacatatgtacaTTACCATGTTCATACAcgttctatatatatatgtgtaactttccatttatttttgcagAATTTTATAGAAAGCCATGCAGCGTATTCCTTAATTTCATACTTGCTGCAAGTAAAGGATAGGCATAACGGAAATATGTTATTAGATTCATATGGGCATCTAATACATATAGATTATGGGTTCATGTTAACAAACTCACCAGGAAATGTTAATTTTGAAACATCGCCTTTTAAATTAACACAAGAATATTTAGATATTATGGATGGTGAAAATTCAgataattatgaatattttagaCGCCTCATTGTTAGCGGATTTTTAGAAGCTCGCAAACATTCTGAAGAAATTATTCTCCTTGTTGAATTAATGATGCCAGGTAAattttacataataataaaatgaggccaaataaaatatatcaatttgtttattacaCTTTAGtaatgtattatattaGCCACATTAAGTAGTGCCACTACAACATTTTTTGCTTAACTTTATTACTTTACATAATTATTGATATATACAATGGGctacatatttattccGTGATTTATTTGGATACATTTTtctatctttatttttggaTTCACTCCTTTTTTTAGCTCTGAAAATGCCATGCTTTTCGAATGGAACGCAGTTTTGCATCGATTCCTTGAAAGAGAGATTTATGACAAACTTAACTGTTGACACGGTAAAAATATGTGCCTAATATATAGTATTAcacttttattataatagtaTAGTCCATCTTATATTTACACTTATGcataaatgttttaaacaatatatctgttttttttttctacagTGCATACAACGAATTAACGCATTAATTGAAGCCTCTATCAACAACTTCCGAAGTGTTCAAtatgattattttcaaCGAATAACAAATGGaattatgtaaatttatatctaaacaaatatatcatatatatatacatacttttcagtaaattaaaaatattatgaaaaaaaaaaatcaaatatacGCAAATTAGCGAATAAAGCATACCAGAAAAGGGaatccatatatttatgtgcGTGTAATTCAATTGATAGCCTCACTTTAACAtgttttttgatttttatatatttctgattattgaaaatatgcTATCATTGTCCAAATtgctatattttgtttttttctttttctgtTTAATTTTGCTATGCTAATGTTTTCAAAAGATTGCATAGAatgtgcatataatatttttttttgtcattcCCTTCGttactatatatacatataactgttcttttttttttttaatttttccattatcatcaattatttgcatttgcttttttaatttgtgtATGAAATggttattttaattattattttttttaattaaaactCTTACATTTAAATTACACTATTATTTAGTTCCTCTCTATTTTGCATTCATTTGAAGCTAAATGTATGCTATTTTTTCTTCGGTTTTTTCaagcttttttttcttatatattgcaagcttgttttaaataatggGGGAGGgtgttaaatttttttataaaattaataaaatagtgtgaaaaaaaaatatatatattattatatgcatagcaaatgataaaaaagcAAAGGAAAAAACATTTCATGCCATAACGGTAATAGGGTATATAAAAGGATAAAATGGTGAAATGttctttaaaaatacaGTAAATAATACTctgtaatatatacatacacacacatacatatatacttaACTAATGTAGCAATTTCTTCATGAAAATGGCTGAAAGGGAAGAAGAGGTTGAAATAATCCAAAGCGACGATGAAGTTGAGATAATTCAAAACGACCAAGTTGAGGTAATCCAAAGTGACGATGAAGTTGAAATTGTTCAAAACAACAAAGAAGTTGGAATAGTTCAAAGCATCGAAGAAGTTGGAATAGTTCAAAGCATCGAAGAAGTTGGAATTGTTCAAAACGACGAAATTGGAATAGTTCAAAACAACGAAGAAGTTGAAATAGTTCAAAATGACGACA
Encoded here:
- a CDS encoding phosphatidylinositol 4-kinase, putative, with translation MMEQEKKPRGENEEPSISTNMINDEKEDQNEKLAEVENKCTELPENNCNTQTDKSSNISIQNPNMVTSEEIQTINNKQDLNANLNKNNYEHDTNLDEQNASSLNAQNMNDSNIVNIKSDLNGSDKSNNILINNIEKEEIVKSSDEDNKNSFIDTNTNQNENIHNEGNGINLTSNQADKNIGGTTIDTNHIEVEKREDTNSIENDCEDGKKLIDEAAEKNRRIIEMYEKKLETEINQKEKNKVGGPTESSDKFDGSIASISAKMRESISKIFREIPSSKPKIINEITSEKNETNPSNGNESMGRDDCDNKPSFSRSTLKEGSLLRLFRCEYFDTHLHIRYLYDRKEIGVHEYLVNSLYTQRNPEDILFYLPQLCQISLVRYESSSLYRFLLDKASKSMHFALKLNWIYNSIVEDNIPKYKEISQKMIQEIEMAVVNCKPLNSECKIFKEDKQTDLLILAYPLLFKRKFIIKKIRTNEKINQIKTFNKFLSNSYSLKGFSNPIEKANILSSSNNSDIIFKETCFCSSHIKNNDQQNADIVDGEKVKPPQCDDKIDPQPIHSNDEHINEEAENNNYLGAEQKYNDGVCPKCAHIFEAKKEKKDKNKNKPLSPQMPSCYIINSGPLTVASAKIRLPSTYAKLGDPLSFSKFSLPDCNYSFDMIEELQQFFMKQRRCEYFSLLNNFISLLITTSNLLANETDIDARNTLLNKFLYSLNTWMVMRRCIVASCENIFSMTGLCIPMESISASKSDICGSRRKQKKSPKHLQILHFNNDECKIFFSKKRAPYLLVFEVADLDEDISHISDNTFYVNNRLFNIENDKNNNLFKTTQNNEKESGVKSYISDDEYSKNEKSDDELKHNSYILTKNYGGYNENGSSYECEMKPSYEEQNKKILINNSNKNIGRASGSRYYESNENSYQYYDDKQYQEFYNNREEQTSKLNSNTNSADDEPSEVSSTNSSLNYFKDLNVIKMNDLYVYNAIVNDLRRENLISFTSEEEENIYLIKKCIGLAKEKSNDGYSDKEYDNNDRERRKSRNQNNNDNKNEINSTSNDSSAIGIKTNKFIITRSASMPNYLNNFKAADNNKNEENSDISEYNEAIASSTDNQTAEHDENLKKTNQESGETYDKNDKKETNLIKRVGNNNNGESSGKHASVLSSHPHNTRNCYYSVELPSVLPDISEYFKVENYLNEEFKKKNCKIIKTLLWGELFEDKKKKIRKISPYGKLKSWDLKSVIVKGGDDLRQELLASQLIKQFKSIFDNAGLPLWLRPYEILVTGSNSGIIEYVHDTCSVDSLKRKFGTDSISTIFNIVFADYIFEAKKNFIESHAAYSLISYLLQVKDRHNGNMLLDSYGHLIHIDYGFMLTNSPGNVNFETSPFKLTQEYLDIMDGENSDNYEYFRRLIVSGFLEARKHSEEIILLVELMMPALKMPCFSNGTQFCIDSLKERFMTNLTVDTCIQRINALIEASINNFRSVQYDYFQRITNGIM